From Pedosphaera parvula Ellin514:
CGCACGACAACATCCCTTCCTCCGGCCCGATGAACTCCACCATACGCCGCTTCAATGTTTCCACATTCGCCTGCGTCGCCGGATGCAACCACATCTTGCCGTTCATGGCCGGCGCTACGAGTACCTTCGCTTTCGGATTCAACGCCAGTGCGATGCAACTCAGCGCATCATCCGCCAGGCCATGCGCCAGCTTGGCGATGGTGTTGGCCGTCGCCGGAGCGATCAACAGCAAATCAGCCTCATCCGCCAGCTTGATGTGCGTCGGCTTCCAACCTTCCTCCTCATCATAGAGGTCCGTTACCACCGGATTGCGCGACAACGTCTTGAACGCCAGCGGCGTGATGAACCGCAACGCGTCCGCGGTCATCACCACCTGCACCGAGCAATTCTGCTTGGTCAACTGGCTCGTTAACTCCGCCGCTTTGTAGGCGGCGATCGATCCCGTCACACCCAGAACAATGTTTCGCGTTGCGCTCATGAAATTTTCTCTCTTTATCGCGATCCTAATATTAATCCTTAACGTTTCCTTTATGCAAAGCTAAAGAACCGCCCAAACGGCTCTCATAATTCGCATCAAATTTTATTTTTGAACTGTCGTTAACTGCCCTTGATCGCCATTTCCCGTCCGAATCCTGGCGCAAACTCCGCGCCCTTCGGGATACCCAACTGCTCCAACCCCTTTCACCCCCATCTTCCTCCCGATCCCAGTCTCTTTTTGTACTCTCATCCTCCCACTTTACCGAACTCCTTGGACACAGACTGTCCAGCCGTATAAGTCCGGATGCGATTGGCAAGCGTCTCCCAAGGCAATCTGCACTAAAGGCTTGCAAGGGTACCGTCGCCCAAATTCCTAAACCACCAAAAATAGTTTTACCT
This genomic window contains:
- a CDS encoding flavoprotein, coding for MSATRNIVLGVTGSIAAYKAAELTSQLTKQNCSVQVVMTADALRFITPLAFKTLSRNPVVTDLYDEEEGWKPTHIKLADEADLLLIAPATANTIAKLAHGLADDALSCIALALNPKAKVLVAPAMNGKMWLHPATQANVETLKRRMVEFIGPEEGMLSCGYEGVGRLWPVEAIVHRAVELVSWQ